CAAAATTTTATTTTCTGGATATAAAACTAATTTTATGATATTATTAAATAAAATAAATTAATAAATTATATATTTTCCTTAATTTTATAAATTATATATGCAAATGCTCTTCTAAAAGCTTCATATGAGAGTATTGGACATAACATTTGGAGAGCATTAGCATTTAGTAAATGCTTCTCTAAATACTTTTTTAACAATTGGTGATTGGATAATGTAGAGCATAATGCTAATGCTAAAGCTCTACCAATCAAAGCCTTACTTATCTTACATTAATAACATCACCAAAATCCCAATCCCTCAATCTTATTCTGAGGCAAAGGACTCTATAGAGTGGTGTGAGAAGCAGTTGATAAAGAATTTGGGGCAATGGAATCGACTGGAACTTGGGAAGTTGCTACCTTACCGGCTGGGAAAAAAGCAGTTGGGTGTAAGGTGTTGTATTCTTTGAAGTTTAATGCTGATGGTACTCTTGAGAGACATAAGGTCCAGGGGACTGCTAAAGGTTTCACTCAAAAGAAGGGATTGGATTATACTGAAACTTTCTCTCCTGTAGCTAAACTCACGACTGTCCGTTTCTTATTGAAAGTTGCAGCTTCAAGGAACTGGTTTCTCCATCAACTGGATATATCTAATGCATTTTTGAATGGAGAATTAGAAGAGGAAATATATATGAAGATACCTGATGGTTATGCAGAGAGACGAGGGCTCACGTTGTCTAAGAATGATGTATTTCGACTGAAGAAGTCCATTACGACTGGGGTTCTCAACAGGTACAAGTGATCACACACTTTTCTTGAAGTCGTTTGATGATGTTCACTTCCTTGCAATATTGGTGTATCATTGTGGCCAGTACAAATGCTTCAATATCCAGGCATTTGATTCATGATCTTTCACAGCAGTTCAAACTCAGGGATCTTGGTGTTCTTAAATATTTTTTGGGTTTGGAGATAGCTCGTACTAGTCAGGAAATCTCTCTATGCCAACGTAAATACGCTTTGGAGATACTGACTTCTACTGGCATGTTGGGATGCAAACCTACTTCTACTCGCATGATCCCGAACTTGCATTTGGCTTTGAAAGATGGAGATCTGATTGATGAGCCTGAGCGATATAGAAGCCTTGTAGGCAGGTTGATGTATCTGACTATCACTCGTCCGGACATCACATTTTTGGTCAACAAATTGTGTCAATTCTCTTCTGCACCTCGAACCTCTCATCTCAATGCTTCATATCGAGTCTTGCAATACATCAAAGGCATTGTAGGTCAAGGACTCTTCTATTCTGCGACCCCTGACTTGACCTTAAAAGGGTTTGCTGATGCTGATTGGTCTTCTTGCCTGGATAGTAGACGTTCAACTACTGGTCTTTCGATGTTTCTTGGTGACTCCTTGATCTCATGGCGCTCTAAGAAGCAAGACACAGTCTCTTGTTCTTCAGCTGAAGCAGAGTACCGTGCCTTGAATAGTGCTTCCAAGGAGATGATATGGCTCATCAAGCTGCTGAATGATCTGAAGATACCTCGGACTCAGACTCCTACTCTCTTCTCCGATAGCACTACAGCTATATATATTGCCACCAATCCGTTTTTTCATGAGCGAACCAAACATATTGAGAATGATTGTCATTTTGTTCGGCAATGGCTTGATAGGAAGGTTCTCAAATATCTACATGTGCGTACAGCAGATCAAGTGGCTGACATTTTGACCAAACCTTTGTTCCCTCACCTATTTTATCATCTTATGTCCAAGATGAGTCTTCATAATATTTTTGGAAGCTCATCTTTAGGATCCTATTGGTTAATAGATTTTGGTTTAGTGGTTTGGTTAGATTAGTTGGTTTATTCTCACTTGTGTAGCTGACTATATATACGTATAAATGTCCATTTTAATCAATAAGAGATATTTTGATAACAAACTTCTTCTTCTCTCTCAAGCAAGCTTGTTCCTAATAGTTTATTTATTAATGATACATCACAATTCACAAGTCTTGGTTGTAATCTACGTCGGTGGTGATAGTGCATATGTTTTGCTTAATCACGACATCATTCATAATTCTCCAAAAGCTCGAGCCATACGAACTCTCTCCATACTACACATACATCGATGCGTTGGAAGGAACTTAGAGGATTTGAACTAATTAATTACGTTCCCATAAAACGAACGCCACTGAGCATGATCGGAGTGTTCTCATCACAATCACCGGACGGAACTAATCATCTAACCACAGTCACATGCAATCAATCAATCTACAACGATTCTGAGCTATTTAGGTTCCGATACAATGCCGCTGAGCATGAACGGAGTGTTCTCATCATAATCACCGGACGTAATTTAGCGGAGAAACTAACCGGTCTAAACATAATCACATGCGATTGTTGAAAGGTACACTTGATGTGGATCAAGTTAAGTTTTGGGCTAAAAACCCAATAAGTATTTGTTGGTTAAAGTTTGATCCAAATTCTAGAAAGTGTCTAGAAAAATCTCCACCTCCATAAGATAAAAATCTAAGATATTTTGGAAGAATTATCTAGATAATTAGGATAAGATTATCTAGATTTTAGTAGAGTTTTCTAGATTTAGGATTAAAATAGGTAAGATATTTTGTACTTTGGAGGCTATAAATACGTCCACTCTCTTCTTATTTGTATCATCACCAAGAAATAATCCAAGTTTGTAACAAGTAATAAAAATCCTCTTCTAAGTTATAAAAGTTTTCTTCTTCACAAAATTTCTTTCTCTTCAAACAGTAAAATACTTTCTCCATCTCTACAAAGTTTTTCATTCCAACAGCGATAAGTCAATCTACAACGATTTTCTCAGATTCGTATCCCATCGTATAAACCAAAAGAGAATGGATTCTGAATGGATTTAACTTCGATACTCTTACGGTCACTCGGAGGAGGAGGAGGGTGCTCGTGATTTTGAATCCGAGCCCTTGCTCGCCATGTTCGTTGTGCAAAGAGAAGGGACTGTATCTCTCGAACTCTCTCCAGGTATTATTAGGGATTATGAGGTTTTAGTGAATAGGCTTTGCGCGCAAATCGATAAGTTCCAGCTTCCAATTTGTTGCGAACATTTTAATTTCAAATTACAATCTATCAGAGAAATTAGTGGGTAAAATCGTAATTTCGTTAATTATTTGCCGATTTGTGTAAATTCAAGTTCCCTGTAGATCGCTCTAGCTACACAAATAAATGAGATCAGTGTACGGTCTCTCTCTCGCTTCTTTCTTCTTTGCAGTAATTAGATAGTGATTGCTCCAACTGAACCGAAATGCTCTGATCATACACATGTTGTTACATTGTAGCCTGTACCATCATCAGTTTGGGGTCCCTCGAGAGAACATGCTGTACTTGTAAACTGAGCATTTGCATAAAAATGCCATCGCTACTCATTCATCAGCAAACCACGTAGGGTGCAGACTTGTTCATATGCTAATAAGCCAAAGCAGATCGGGTTGTCTTCAGTTTTGAAGATAGAAAATCTCAAAAAAAATAATAAAGAGTCTGTTATAAGGTATTGCAATTTCTGCCACGATCTCCTCTGTGTTTAACTCAATCTCTTTCACGTTTCTGCCACGATCTCAGAACCAGGAAGTCGACGAGTTAGCTAAAAGAACCCTTCATTTATCTATACTTTCAGTTTGTAAGAGCACCATTAACCCAAGTGTTTAATGGGTTGCTTATTGATTTTTGGATTTAAAAGAAAAAAGAAAAAGAAGTGATTAGAAAAGAAACGGTGCTTAATTAAGCCTCAGAAGAAGTGGTGCTTGGTGGACACGTGTTGCCCTATCATTGACTCCGCATCCCTTTCTCTCTCTCTCAAGAAACGCAAGCGACGGTGACGGCGAGGATATTGGAGCAAGAGACGGTGACGACGAGGAGATTTGCCATCTTCATATTTACTCTCGTTCTGCTCTTTCTCACCAAGTAATAAGATCTGGGTTTCATATCATTGTAATCATCACAAACGAACTAGTTAAAAAGTTGGATACTTTCAAGGGTTTCGGATTTAGGACAGTATTGGTCGGAAGAACTTAACCGAAAGATTAGATTTTTATATGTTTGTTTGAGAATCTCAGATTTCATTATGTTTCAGAATCATGCATGAGAAGAAAATTGTAGAGGACGTTATCAACGAGAGATTCTATTCTTTCAGTGTTCTAACAAAGTCTTTTGAGAGATTCTATTCTTTCAGCTGCTGATGTGTTGTTGTGGAGGAACAAGAAGATCTCCGCAAGTGTTCTGATGGGAGCTACTGCGATCTGGGTGCTTTTCGAGTGGATCAACGTCCATTTTCTCTCTCTCGTTTGTTACCGTCTCTTGCTTGGTATGATCGTGCAATTCGTTTGGTCTAATGCCTCAGGGGCTCTAAACCGGTAATGTTTGCATAACATATCATTGGCTCATTGGGGTTGCAATCTAAACAAGTGCTTTATTACATATGTTTCAAAGCAGCTCACAGTCTGGAGTGCCTCGCCTCGTCCTTCCAAAAGATTTCTTTGCGGAAGTCGGTGTGACCATTGGAACAGATCACCGTGGTTTGATGTTTCTTCAAGACTTGGCTTGTAGAGGGAGTTTGAAACAGTTCCTCATGGTAGTGTATATCTTATTAACATCTGCATAATGTTAATAATGTTCATGGCACTTTAATCAGTTCTGCATTAACATAATTTTCAGGCTGCGATTGGACTATGGCTAGCCGCAATGATCGGGAGCTGTTGCAACTTCCTAACTGTTTTGTATATTGGTGAGTGAGATTCTTTAGAAAGATTGAGAATTTGAGTTTATAAGATTTTTTTTTCTAAGGGGTGATGCATTTTGTATGTGTGAAGGGTTTGTGGGAGCTCACACGATGCCGGTTCTGTATGAGAAATATGAAGACGAAGTTGATGGTTTTGTTGATTCTCTGCTCATGAAGTTTCATAGTCACTATAAGAAGATGGATACTGGCTTTCTCAGTCGAATTCCAAGTGGAAGGTTTGGGTTCAAGAAGCATGACTAAATCAACTTGTTTATCTGTGGATGAAAGGTATGTGTAGCTTGGTTTACTCTTGAACGCCATCTTCTTGGTTTACTCTTATAGTATGTTTCAAACAATGATGGCTTACTTTCTGATGATGGCAAGAGATTTTACAAACCACAGTGTTTCTTATTTTTTTTTTTTGATCTTTTAATATGTTTTACATAATAAATAAATTTTATCTTAAATACAACAATGTTTAATTTTTTTTAAGAACCCTTAAATAAAATACTTGCATTGGAGGACAAAATTTAGATGTTGCTTAAAAAAAGTATTTAACACCCATTTATTACTAAAAAAAGTGATTAAGAGCCCCATTAGGGGTGCCCCAGTGGGCTAACCTTTTATTTACTCCGTTTTAATGAAATCTTTGGTTGAACAAAAAAAAAAAAAGTATTACAATTTTTATATTTATTTATGAAGATGATAAACAAACCCCAAATATCATGATCAGAGTCACGAGGCGGAATCTTGATATTTCGCTGAGAAACTAACCGTCTTTAGCGTAATCACATGCGATAATAGAGGTAGAATTCTAGATGATAAACAAACCCCAAACGTTAAAAACATAAAAATTAAGAAACTTCCATATGTTTATTCTGAAACTGCAACATTATGGAGGGATTAAGCTCTCGTTCTCTGAACCACCAAACTGCCAGATTGTCAATGGCACCAAACAGAAAATTCTTCACTGTAACCACAAGGTAGAGGATCATCATAAAAAACAGCACCACCACTTGGACCACCGAACCCCCTTCCTCCAAATCCACTTCCTCTTTCAGTAGCGAAGTTCACCCTAATTCTTCGACCATGAAGGTGCTGTGTTCCAGAAAACAAAAAACAATAAATGGCCTATTGACAGACAACACGAAGCAAAGAAGAATCACAAATAAGCATTGTCTGAATCATCTATACACAGTCTGAAACCAGTGATTATTTTAGAACTAACTATAAATAGAATGACATTGCTCTCCGTTTCAGCCATTCATTAACGAATGATTATTATTATTTCAGGCTAGACAATGAATGAATGACAAAGGAATAAACCAGATGATGACATCTTAGAATTAAAAGAGGCTGGAACATTTGTGTCTTACCTGTCTATCCAACTGCTTACCTGTCTATCCAACTGCATGGCATTAGTAGCCTCCTGGTTAGAAGTAAATGTCACGAAAGCAAAACCCCTCGATCTACCAGTTTCACGGTCCACAATAATTTTGGCTGCAAATTGATAAAAAAACTAGTTAGCTCCGAGTGAGTACAAACAAGAGAAACTGTTCAGAAGAAAAAGGAAAGGCTAGAGTTTTACAATTAACTTAAAAAGCGAGAGATAGCAAACTACCATCAACAACTTGTCCATATTTGCTAAAAGCTTCTCTCAAGCCAAACTCATCAGTGCTGTAGGAGATACCTACATAGACTACTCTGAGACCAACAAGCAGAGAGAAACAATACTAAAAAAAAAAAAAAGAGAATACTTTCTCCCACAACCGAGATAGAGTTATAGTCACCTCCAACAAAGATTTTTGAAGAAGAGATGCTCTGTAGAATCGAGTTAGAGACAGTGACATAATTGCTAGTCTGCCTAAATATCCTTCCAACTTTACTTAAGAAAGCCATGTTGTGTATCCTGGCAGCAAAGAAAATTCACTACAGTGATTAAACAACAAACAGAGAGCAAACAAAAATACAGATATTGATTTCAGAAAAAGGCAGAATCGATGAAACTGATGAACAAGCGGAAGACCCATCAATTCAATCGTAAATACAAGTAATAAAAATGCAGCCTTTCATAAAAATAAACAACACGAAAGATACAAACTTTACACCGTGACCTGGCAAACTCACTAAACCCAGCAAACAGAGAACAATCTATCAGCGAACGTAACATCAAAAAGAGAAGCATGGACGAGACTAAACTCACTCTCTAGGGTTTAGCGGAGAACTATCTCTCTGGAAGAGTCTTTCAATGAGGTTCGCTCATCCTGTCTGTCCGTTCATTAATATCAGGTAATCTTAACCGTTGATTTGGATTCTTTCGCTAATCTTGACCGGTAAAACTAAACTAATGGTTAACCGAATCTAAATCGAGACCGGGTTATTAAAATAATAGCATTGTGGAAAAATAGTTAACGCGTGCCTTTTTGAAAATTTCTAAAGTTAGGGTCTCTTTCTTGCTTGCGTTCCACGTCTTCATCGTTGTCCTTTCTATTTCCCAAGGCTGGGCAAAAAAACCCGGATCCGAAAAACCAAACTGAACCCGATCCGAAAAAATAGTACCGAACCCGAACCGAAATTGATTAAATATCCGAACGGATTCAAAATTTTGGTATCTAAAGAACCGAAACCGAACCCGACCCGAACCGAAATATCTCGGGTACGCGAATGTAACCGAAATAGATTTATATACCTAAATATATTACTTATTTTTAGATTTAATATATACGAAAAATATCTAAAATATATAAGATACTTTTAAGTTATCTAAAATACTTGAAAATATACATAAATAGTCAAAAGTAA
This genomic interval from Brassica oleracea var. oleracea cultivar TO1000 chromosome C2, BOL, whole genome shotgun sequence contains the following:
- the LOC106326223 gene encoding glycine-rich RNA-binding protein 5, mitochondrial-like — its product is MAFLSKVGRIFRQTSNYVTVSNSILQSISSSKIFVGGISYSTDEFGLREAFSKYGQVVDAKIIVDRETGRSRGFAFVTFTSNQEATNAMQLDRQHLHGRRIRVNFATERGSGFGGRGFGGPSGGAVFYDDPLPCGYSEEFSVWCH